A region from the Aquimarina sp. ERC-38 genome encodes:
- a CDS encoding RNA-binding S4 domain-containing protein yields the protein MRIDKYLWCIRYYKTRSIATKACKEGKIRVNTDIVKPSREVYLHDKITVRKNQINYALEVLDIPKSRLGAKLVDMYRKDITPKEALQKLDLLKYSKEYYRKKGIGRPTKKDRRDLDDWFEEPEEPKKTTDEEE from the coding sequence ATGCGTATAGATAAATATCTCTGGTGCATCCGATATTATAAAACCCGCAGTATAGCTACAAAAGCTTGTAAAGAAGGTAAAATAAGAGTCAATACCGATATTGTAAAACCCTCTCGGGAAGTCTATTTGCATGATAAAATTACGGTACGTAAAAATCAGATCAATTATGCCCTCGAAGTTTTAGATATCCCTAAAAGCCGGTTGGGTGCTAAACTGGTTGATATGTACCGAAAAGACATTACTCCAAAAGAAGCGTTACAAAAATTAGACCTATTAAAATATTCCAAAGAATATTATCGTAAAAAAGGGATCGGACGCCCAACCAAAAAAGATCGTAGAGACCTTGATGATTGGTTTGAAGAACCT